GGGAGAAGAAACGACGGCATTGCTGGTTCCTTCACGAACGCCTAATTCAAGCGGCTCGTTGCGCAAAGGATATTTAAGTCCCTTTGTCGTTATGCCGCCGCAGCGGCCAAGGGGAAGGAGCGATATGATCGCGCCGATGGGTGAATCAAAAATTATTTTCCGGCCTATGAGATGAATGTCACAGAGGGGATCGGAAAAGACCAGGCGGATCCGTTCACAGTATTTTTTTAGAATGCTGAGATTTGACAACGAGTGATCCGGTCTCCCGCCGGTTGCGCCGACGACAACTGCATCTTGATAGCGGTTTTCAACCAGGTAGTCCAGCGCTTTTTCCAGGTCCGTGCTGTACTGGCTAGGAACGCGGATCGTCTTCACGCGGGAATAATATCTCTTCGTAGCCGGCGAGATCGAATCCAGATCGCCGATAATGACGTCGGGGCGGATTCCGAGTTTTCTCGCCTTGTTGGCCCCTCCGTCAGCGCAGACGATGAACGGCTTCCCGTTCAGCAACGGGCGCATGGCCTTCTTGGGGAGAACCTCACCGTTGCAGATAATAATTGCGCTGCGTTTCTTTTTCATCACATCAGTGAACGTTAGAATTGGACCGCAAGTCCGACCACAAAATTTCGTTCGGCGGCCGGAAAGAACAGATCGCCCGCGCCGGTTTGCGTGTAGAGCGTATTCAACAAGTTACGGATCTCTCCGCGAAGTGTCACGCCGGCGGCCGCAATGGACGGCAGCTTGTACAATGCTTCCAGGTTCAGGACCGTGTAGGCATCGTTCTTATCATCCTCGATTTTGAAGTCGTCGGTATAAAACGCACCGACATACTTGACGGAGAGCGAAGCGGTCAACCGTTCGGATTGATAATTCAGGAAGAGATTCCCCATAACGCCGGGAAATCCCCCGATCGGATTGCCGTCCAATTTTGTCGCGTAGACGGCGCCCGTTGAATCGGTGTTGAGCACCGTCTCCCTGACAATTTTATTGGATGACAGCGACGCGTTGCCGCTCAGCGAGAACGAATACGGCAGCCGCACTGCTCCGTCCACCTCGAAACCGATATGGCGCGTCCGGTCGGCGTTGCCGACGATCGGAATGCCGAACCTGTTGAGCTTGCCGTTCGGGACCAGCTCGTTCGTAAACTCCATCCAGTAGACGTTGACCGTGCCGGTGAGACCGCCCGATCTGTATCCTGCGCCAAGCTCGAAGTCGAGCAGCTGCTCGGGCTTCACGAGCGGCTTGGTATAATCATAGACGGTATCGCCGTTGACCACTTTCGTTTCGAATTGCGGAACGATGGTCGGGTCGTAGGCTGCATTCTCGGCGTCGTAGAGGTTGCTCAACGGAGGTTCGTGGGACGTGTAGGCGACGGAAACATACATGTTCCAGGTATCGGTGATATTATAGTTAACGCCGAATCGGGGGTTGAGAAAATAATACGGGTAGCTGAATGAATTATCCAGGAACTCCTCGTTATAGATTCTGTATTCGTTGAAAGCAAACTGCACGTTCGCCATCAACGATAGATTTTCCTGGATGCGGTAGATGTCGGCGGCGTAGAGGGATGCCATGTATTTTTCCGCGTCGTACTGGTAGAACCGGTAGCTGACGTCGTAGTTCGCCGGAAGGCTGTCGGCCCCGATGATCTGTCCCCAGTGCGTTCCTTTGTGCAATCGGAATTCCGCGCCGATCGTCAGTTCGCCGTTGTCGTGCGTCAACTCATACCGCGGCAGCCATCCCCATTGTGCAAGGTCGATGCCCGCCCGCACGAGCGCGGTCGAGATATCCTGCGTCGGATGAAACCCGTGTGCCTGGTCGATGCGAAACGTCGTCGTGTCGCCGTACTCGTCGAAGTCGAACCATCCGTGCCCTTCGTAGAAGAACAACGTGTTGCTCAGTTTTTGCGTCTCCGAGATTTTCCATTCGTTCAGGATCTCATAGTGCGGCTGGGTGAACTGCTCGTTCTCTTCCGGCTGGCGGATCAACCCTTCGTCGTTGATGTTCATCCTGCGAAGAACGTAACTGCCGTTGTACGATTTCGGCAAGCCGTTGTAGACCAGCTGATCCTGGAGCGGGCCGCCGAAGAAATGGATCCGGGTCGTCGTGTTCTCCCCGAGCAGGAGCGCCCCGAAGAAATACGAATCCAACGTTGCTCCCGCATGCTGCCTGTATCCGTCGGAGTTGATCTCGCCCAGCTTGCCGTAGAGCATATATTTGTTGTCCACCAAACCGGAGTTGAACGAGGCGGAAAGCTTCTTCATCGTCATCGGGAGCGCTTCGCTGCTGTCGCTGTACTGCTGGAAGCCGAACATACTTTCAAACTTCACGTACGGCTTCGGCTCGAATGGGTTGGTGATGACGTTGATCGACCCGCCGATCGCCGGCGGACCGTAGAAGGCGCTCCCCGCGCCGCGCTGCACCTGTACGTTCGATGCGCTCGCGAGAAGGTCCGAAACGTCGAGCCAGTACATGCCGTGGTCCTCGGGGTCGTTCTGCGGGATTCCGTTGATCATCACGGAGAGCCGGGATTGGTCGAAACCGCGCAGGGTGACATAGTTATAGCCGATCCCGTTCCCTCCGTCCGAAAAAGAGATCATCGAGGGAAGCTGGGCGAGCAGCACCGGGACATCCTGCATCGAATATCGTTCCTGGATCAGCCCCTTGCCCAGGTTTGTGAAGGTCACCGGCGTCTCACGCTCTTTTGCTTCGGTCGCCGTGACAAGTACGGGAGCGAGCGTATACTTCACCGTATCCCGCTCCTTCCCATCCTGGGAGAAGAGAAGCTGTGTTCCGGCAAACAACAAGAGCATGATGATCGTTTTTCTGCTCAGGGCAAATATTTCCGATCGGTCGTCCACGATGAAGATCCTCCGCTTGTCTTTTGTGAAATAAAAAAGCCGCTGCTGAAATGGAATGCATCAGCAACGGCTTCAAAATACTATGTCATCGTTTTTCCTACGCTGGCATTATCCAGATCAGGTATATCTATCCCGCGCGAACAGCGGGATCGTTGTAGGGTATATTCTCAGATTCGCCCGAGGCGAAACACCCCTAACGATTTTCAGTTCAAAGAACGAATTCTGTGTTTAATATACGCCGGCGTTGAAGAAAAGTCAACTCCCTCCCGAACATTGTCTTTCATCGACCATCTTTTTATATTCTTCGCATGATAAAAGTCGCGGTCGGGATCATTACGCTCGGTTCACAAATCCTCGTCTGCCAGCGGAAAAAAACTTCGCGGTATCCGCTGAAGTGGGAATTTCCGGGGGGGAAATTCGAGGAAGGAGAATCGGCAGAACAATGCCTCCGGAGAGAGCTCCGCGAAGAACTTTCGATCGAGGCGAATGTCGGGACAGAATTCTTCCGCCAGCAATGGGATTACCCCGATTCCGGTTCATTCGAGGTCTACTACCATCATATCCCTTCATTCTCCGGGACAATGCGCAACAATGTCTTTGAGCAGGTCCGGTGGATCCACAGCGCCGGACTGAACACGGTCGACATGTTGGATGGAAATAAGGAAGTGGTCGAAAAAATAAGAAGCCAGAACGGAACATTCCCGAACGGCACGGCATCCCGTTGATCCGCACATTTTGAGCGAGCGTTCTCTTTGAACCCCCGTTTCCTTCATCCGAAAATTCTTTCCTGGTACAAGAAGAACCGCCGCGGACTCCCCTGGCGAACGACACGAGATCCGTACCGGATTCTCCTCTCGGAGATCATGGCCCAGCAGACTCAAGTGAGCCGGGTCGCCCTCTTCTACTCATCCTGGCTGAAGAAATTTCCTACAATATCACATCTGGCAAAAGCGTCCAAAGCTGACGTTTTGCGCCAATGGTCCGGACTCGGCTACAACAGCCGTGCACTCCGCCTTCATGCTCTTGCAAAGCAGCTGGCCGCTACATCGAAAGGAAGACTACCCCGAACCGTCGAAGAACTTTGCGATCTCCCCGGTGTGGGGAGATACACGGCACATGCCGTTGCCTGCTTCGCGTTCGGCGCTTCCGTTCCGGTGGTCGATGTGAACATCCGGCGCATCTTCAGCCGCGTTTTTTGGAAGGTCCGTTCGTCAACCGACATCAAACCGGAAGATACTGTCTGGTCGATAGCCCAAGCGTATTTGCCCAAAAAAGATGTCGCCGAATGGAACCAGGCGCTTATGGATCTCGGCGCTCTCGTCTGCACGGCGAGAAACCCGCGGTGCGGAACGTGTCCTGTAACAACGGCGTGTAAATCCTCCCACGCCAGAGCTTTTACGAAAAAGACTCCGAGCGTCAAAAAACCGGAGCCGTCCTTCAAAGGAATTCCGAGGCGTATTTACAGAGGGAGAATTTTGAAAGCGCTTCATGAAGAACCGCTGACGCCGCGGCGTCTGGCGGAGCGGGTAGTCCATCAATTCCATCCCGATGATCTGCGATGGCTGACCGAACTGTTGAAAACGATGGAGCGGGAAACCCTGATCGCGATCCGAGGGAACGGGGAAAAGAAGACCGTATGCATCGCTCAATAACCCCCCGGTATAAACCTCTCGATCTTTTGCGGCAGGATCATAAAAAAATCGCGCCGGCAATTCAGCGCCGGCTTGAAGATTTTCGGGCGGTCCCGCCGGAGAAATATTTTTACGAGCTTGTCTATTGTTTCATGACCCCGCAGTCGAGCGCGGTCAATGCGGCGAAGGCGCAAAAAACACTGATGGACCGCGATTTTCAAAATGCCGATATCGACCCCGAACCCCTCCTCCATCAAAAAGAATATTATATCCGTTTCCATAGAACGAAAGCGAAGCTTCTTGTTACGATGAAACAACAGTACGGCGAAATCCTCCGCGCGGTCACAAACGGGGAAACGGCGTTCGAAAAAAGGAAGTGGCTTGCAGAGAATGTGAAAGGGTTAGGCTATAAAGAGGCGACCCATTTTTTGAGGAATGTCGGGCTGAACGACGGTCTCGCAATTCTCGACCGCCACATTCTGAAAAACCTGAAAAGGTTCGGAGCGATCAGGTCGCTTCCCAGAACATTGACAAAAAAGAAATACCTCTCCGTGGAGCGAAGTTTTCAAAAGTTTGCACGCGAGGTCGGCATACCGATCGACGAGCTCGACCTCCTTTTCTGGAGCAGCGAAACCGGAGAGATCCTGAAATAACGCCGACAACGGAATACTTCCTGACCAAAAAATATGCCAACGCGCAAACCGTTTCTTGTGCTCGGGGCCGGGCTAATGGGAAACGCCATCGCCTACGACCTGATCCATTCCTCTCCTCACTATGCCGTGACCCTCGCCGATCTCGACGGCGAACGTGCCCGGCAAACCGCGAGCGCCCTGGACATGGATCGGGCCCATCCTCAGCGAATAGACGTTCGAAATTTTGATGACGTGGTGCGGCTGATGGCGGGGCATTCCGTCGTCATCAGCGCGGTGACCTTCCATCTCAACCTGCTCCTTGCGAAAGCGGCCATCAAAGCCGGGGCCCACTTCTGCGACCTTGGACATGACGACGGCATCATCCAGCAGCAACTCGCCGAGGCCTCGCGCGCGTCGGACGCAAAGATCACCGCCGTCGTCAACTGCGGTCTCGCTCCGGGGCTTGCCGATATTCTTGCGATGCATGCGTTCCGTCAATTCGAAAACGTCGATTCTCTGCAGCTTCGTGTCGGAGGACTGCCGCAGCATCCTCATCCTCCTTTCAACTACCAGCTCGTCTTCTCCGCAGAGGGGCTTGTCGAAGAATATTCGCTCCCCGCCACGATCCTTCGCGGAGGAAAAATCATGACGGTAGAATCGCTCACGGAGGTGGAAGAACTTTCCTTCCCACCTCCATTCCAGAACCTGGAAGCATTCCATACCGGAGGCGGGGCATCCCGCCTCCCTCACCTGTTGGAAGGAAAAGTAGAGTCGCTCGAATATAAGACGATCCGGTATGCCGGCCACTGCGAAAAAATAAAACCGCTGTTTGACATCGGATTTGCTGAAAATACGCCACTGGCGCTAGGGAGCAATCTCGTCACGACGCGCGAATTATTTTTGGAATTGCTTAAAAAACGTCTTACATTTAACGAACCGGACGTCGTGCTGATCCTCGTAACGGCCCGCGGAAAGCAGGGGGGCAAAGAGAGACAGCGTTCGTACCGGGTCATCGACCTGTTCGATGAAAAAAATTCAATGACCGCAATGATGCGCACGACCTCGTTTCCGACGTCCGTTATCGCGCAAATGCTGCTTGACGGGACAATTTCAGAGAAGGGGGTCTTTACGGCAGAAGAGATCGTTCCGGCGGAGCCGCTCATCGCCGAGCTGAAAAAAAGAAACATTATCATCGAGAGCCTCGACAACTAAACCCTGATGGGACAGCAGAATTCATTCGACATCGTTTCGGAAGTCAATATGCAGGAGGTCGACAACGCCCTCAACCAGGCGCGCAAAGAAGTGGCGCAGCGGTATGATCTGAAGGACGCCAAGTCGACGATCGACTTCGATCAAAAAGAAAAAATCGTGACCGTCAGCTCGCTCACCGAATTTACGCTGAAGAGCGTCGTCGACGTGCTGCAGAACAAATTTGTCAAACGGGGAATCCATCTTAAATCGCTGCAGTACGGCGCGGTCGAACAGGCATCCGGCGGGACGGCGCGGCAGAAGATCACGCTTACCGTCGGCATCGACAAGGACAATGCAAAGGCGCTCGTCAAGGTGATCAAAGATTCGAAGCTTAAAGTGCAGGCGCAGATCATGGATGAACAGGTGAGGGTGTCCGGCAAGGACCGGGACGAGCTTCAGGCGGTCATCGCAAAATTGAGGGCGCTTGATTTTCCTCTTCCACTTCAATTCACAAACTACCGGTCATGAACAATCGTACCTTTCGGCATGTGCTGCTGTACGTGGCGGGATGTTTCTTCGTGCTGAACAGTGTCTCCCTGTTCGCCCAGCAGCAGGACAGTTCGAAAATTTTCGTGGTCAAAAACCCGGCAGCATCGAGATACGTCGCGGCGCTGACGATCAACGAGGTGCGGTATATTTCCCTTCCGGACCTTGTCCGCATGTTCGGGTTGAATTATTTCTACAACCCGACGACAAAAAAGATGGAGATCAAACTCAGTTCCGCCGAGATCAAACTCGCGGCTGAGAACGCGTTCATCGTCGTGACCGATTATGCGACGCGAAAGCAGACGCCGCTCCAGCTGTCCGTTCCAACCCACATCGTGGGCGACACACTGTACGCCCCGCTCCTTGCCTTCCTCCCGGTGTTCAATTCGATCTCCAAGACGGAGCTCGCCGTCGACACGGCGCGCGAGATGAGCCTGGCCGGCTTCGATTCGACCGGAGAACTCAGGCATTTCGACGTCAGCAGCGTTTCGGTCGAAAGCAGGAAGAACGGCTACCTCATCCGGATCCACTCATCGGTGAAGGTCAAAGACGCGGACCGATTCATCCGCGATGAGAACTGGCTGTATGTCACTCTGCCGAATGTCAGAGCCGATACCGCCGGGCTCGATACGCTTGCGCCGGGCTCCGTGATCGAACAGGTGCTCGCCGTCCAATCGCAGACCTCCGCGCAGATCGCGTTCAAGCTGCGGAAGAAAGTTTCCTCATCGGAGATCGTTCAGGATGAGACAACGAACGATGTTCTTGTTTCCGTTCAAACCGCGACCCCGCCGTCGAAGAAAGAACTCGCCGCCGAGCGAAAACGTCAGCAGGAAGAGGCGAAGAAAAAAGAGGGCGAGCAGCAGGACAAGCTTCAGACGCAGCTCGACACCCAGCGAAAAAAGTGGAAGCTTGACGTCATCGTCCTCGACGCCGGACACGGCGGAAACGACCCCGGCACGCTCGGAACGATCGGAACCCGCGAAAAGGACATCACCCTCGGCATCGTCCTGAAGCTGGGCAAGCTGATCGATGAGAAGCTTCCCGAGGTCAAAGTAGTGTACACGCGGAAGACCGATAGGTTCGTCGAGTTGTATCGGCGCGGGCAGATCGCGAACGAGAACCAGGGAAAATTGTTCATCAGTATCCACTGCAATTCCCTGGAGCAAAAACCGTCCGCGACCAACGGCTTCGAAATCTATCTGCTGCGTCCCGGCAAGACCGACGACGCCATCAAGATCGCACAGAAGGAAAATGCGGTCGTCCGCTTGGAGCAGGATTTCCAAGACCGATATCAGGACATCACGGATGAAAATTTTATCATCCTCACGATGGCGCAGAGCGCGTACGTCCGGCAGAGCGAACAGTTCGCCTCCTTCCTCGAGGAGGAAATGGGGAAAAAACTCTCGGAGGCGGGCCATGGAGTGAAGCAAGCGGGATTTTACGTGCTGGTCGGCGCGTCGATGCCGAACGTGCTGGTCGAGACCGGGTACCTTTCGAACAGAAAAGATGAAATGTTCCTTCGAAGCCCGAGCGGCCAGCAAGTCGTGGCAGAATCGATCCTGAACGCCATTCGGCTGTACAAAGAGGCCTACGAGAAGACACTGAAGGAAGGAAGTTAGAATCTTTCCCGCGGCCCCGACCGCATCAACGTTACGATCTCATTTTCCCCAGAACTTTCCTGTTGCCGCGATTTCTTTCAGCAAGGGGCAGACGCGATAGCGTTCTTCGCCGAGATCGGCGTGAAGCGCGTCGAGCGCCGCGCACACCTGCGTAAAGCCGATTTTCTCCCCCCATTCGATCGGACCCGAAGGGTAATTCATCCCCAGCTTCATTGCCGTATCGACCGCTTCCGGCAGCGCGACATCCTGCTGCACCGCAAACATCGCCTCGTTGATGATCTGGCAGAGGATCCTCGGCAGCACCATTCCGACTCGATCCTGCACAACCGCTATTTCTTTATTGACCGACGCGAAGAATCGGCGCGCGACATCGACCGAGGCTTCGCTCGTAAATGCCGAAGGAGAAACCTCGACGAGGGTGTTCTTCACTAATGTCGGAAGAGCTGCGATGCCGACAAGGCGATGGTTCCTGATGATCCACCGCGCCTGATCGAGCACGGAGACATTGACCGACGAGCTGAGAATCGCCGTGGTCTCCGGCAGCGACCTGTCCAGCATCTCGAGATTTTTTCTTTTCTGAGCAAGGTCGATATTGCTCAGTTCGAGGGCAATGGATATTTTCCCGGAGACCGGCCTCAGGTTTTTGATGCTGCCGGGGGGGACAACCGCATATTTTGCTGCCGCAGCAATTTCGGAGAACTCGGCAACGAGCGGGTCATCCCCGACAATAAGGACCGAAAGCTGATTTTTTGGTGCGACCGGCGTCTTCAATAGTTATAGAAACCTTTTCCTGATTTCTTGCCGAGTTTCCCCGCGTCGACCATCTGCCGTTGAATCGGATGCGGACGGTATCGCGGATCGTTGAAAAATTGTTCGTAGACAGACTGTGTGACGGCAAGGTTCACATCGATCCCGATCAGGTCCATCAACTCAAACGGCCCCATCGAAAAGCCCCCTTCCCCTTTGACGATGCGGTCGATCTCTTCCACCGAGGCGATCCCTTCTCCCAGGATCCTGAGCGCTTCGCCGTAGAACGGGCGCGCCACGCGGTTCGCGATAAAGCCGGGGGTGTCTTTCACGCGCACACATGTCTTTCCGAGTTTTTCGCCGAATTCGATCGCGCGCTGCATCGTTTCATCCGATGTTTGAGCCCCCTGCACGACTTCGACGAGCTTCATCAGGTGAACGGGGTTGAAAAAATGCAGTCCGACAACCCTCTCGCTCCTTTTCACTCCCGAAGCGATCGCCGTCACCGAGAGTGATGAAGTGTTCGTCGCAAGGAGGGTTTCGGCTTTGACGTCCGCGTCAAGGTGCCGGAACAGGTCTTTCTTTATGCGAAGGTCCTCGAGGACCGCTTCGATGATGACATCGCAGTGGCTCAGGTCGGAGAGCTTGGTCCGGGGATGAATGCGTGAGAGGGCATCGCTCATTTCTTCCTGCGAGAGTTGTTGCCTCTCGACGCTTTTCTTCATCCCGGCAGCGATGCGGGCAATGCCGTTATGAATGACCGTCTCATTGATATCGTAGAGAGCAACGTTGAACTTGCTGAGCGCGGCAACGCGGGCGATGCCAGTCCCCATTGTGCCCGCACCGACGATGCCAACCGAGTAGATCATGGCCGATGGACCTTCGATGAGAATGTAGAAGAATTCACTGACTTCCAGAGCCTGCGGGACAATAATACTTAAACGCTTCAATAAAGGCAACGGCAACTTGTTTTTGAAAATCCAATTAAGTAGCTTCGTGCAAGAGCCACCCCCAACAAAAGCCCCCAGATTATGCCCGACTCAGCCGAGGCCGGCGAACGGCTTAAACATTTCGAAGAACGCATCGCCCGCGGAGAAAAGATCGAGCCGAAAGACTGGATGCCGGATCGGTACCGTCAGCAGCTCGTTCGCATGATCTCGCAGCATGCGCACTCTGAAATCGTCGGCATGCTGCCGGAGGGAAACTGGATCACCCGGGCTCCGACCCTGCGGCGAAAAATGGCCTTGCTCGCGAAAGTGCAGGATGAAGCAGGCCACGGACTCTACCTCTACTGTGCGGCAGAAACGCTGGGCGTCAGCCGCCGAGAAATGATCGAGGCGCTGCTTGCCGGCAAGGCAAAGTACTCCCACATTTTCAACTACCCGACCCTCTCGTGGGCCGACATCGGCGTGATCGGCTGGTTCGTCGACGGCGCCGCGATCGTAAACCAGACGATGCTGGCAAAATGTTCCTACGGCCCGTACTCCCGCGCAAACCTGCGCATCTGCAAAGAAGAGAATTTCCATAAGAGGCAAGGATATGAAATCGTCGTTACGCTCTCTTCGGGTACGCCGGAGCAGAAAGCAATGGTGCAGGAGGCGGTGAACCGCTGGTGGTGGCCCTCATTGATGATGTTCGGTCCCCCCGACGGGGAATCCCCCAACAGCGCCGAGCTCCTGCGATGGAAAATAAAGCTGCATGGCAACGACGAGCTGCGGCAGCGGTTTGTCGACATCACGGTCCCCCAGGCGAAAGCCGCCAACATCAGCCTTCCCGACCCGGAGCTACGGTTTGACGAGCAGAAAGGCGCATGGCATTTCGGTAAAATCGATTGGAGCGAATTTTACGAAGTGATCCGCGGCAACGGCCCGTGCAACAAAGAACGGATGAGCGCCCGCAGAAATGCCGATGCAAACGGGGCGTGGGTGCGGGAGGCGGCAGAGGCTTACGCTAAGAAGCAATCAGGCTCACCCATTTAATAAGACAACACAATGTTTGCACAGATTGAACCATCGATCATTTCGCGGATGGAATATCTTGAAGCGATCGATAAAAAGGACAGGGTTGACGGGACGGCACAGGCGAGGCGGCTCCGGCAAATTCCGCCGGAGACGGGAAAATTCATCGCTACCCTGGCGGCAAAGTGCTCGCGCGACGGAGAGTTCATAGAGATCGGCACCAGCGCGGGGTATTCAACGCTCTGGCTTTCGCTGGCCGCAAAAGAGATCGGCGTGAGAATAAAAACGTTCGAGATCCTCCCCGAAAAAGTAAAGCTTGCGAAAGAGACATTCAGGATGACGGGATCCGAGAAATACGTCGAGTTGATCGAAGGCGACTTTCTTTCGCACTGCGATGCAATAAAGAAAATTTCCTTTTGTTTCCTGGACGCCGAGAAAGAAGTGTACCTGGAATGCTTCAAGGCAGTCGCACCGAAGCTGATGGAGAACGGACTGCTGGTCGCCGACAATGCGATCAGTCATCGTGACGGGGTCAAACCGATGATGGATGCTGCGACAGCTGATAAGAGGTTCGATTGTTTGACAGTGCCGATCGGCACGGGGGAATTCATTTGCCGCCGGATATCGAGAACATAACATCTGCCTGCGCAGAAAACCGTAATAACCGTCATGGCTGAAAACACACAACAGAGCGATACTGAAGGCCAATTGTGGGAAGTCTTTCTCCAGAGCGAGACCGGCGCCCCGCATGAACATGCCGGAAGCGTCCACGCCGCGGACGCCGAGCTGGCCCTCCAGAATGCACGCGATGTCTACGCGCGCCGCGGAAGCGTCGTGAGCATCTGGGTGGTCCCGTCCCAAGCGATCACGGCGACGAGTCCGTCCGATATCCATCCGTTCTTCGACCCGGCCGACGATAAGGTCTACCGGCATCCTCAGTTCTATAAAATTCCGAAAGCGGTCAAAGGATTCTGATGGATATCGACTTCCTCACTCAGCAACATCTGGCAAATTTTTTGCTGCGGCTCGGGGACGACCGTTTAGTGCTTGGGCACCGCCTTTCCGAGTGGTGCGGACATGCCCCGGTGCTTGAGGAGGACATTGCGCTCACCAATATTGCCCTGGACGAGATCGGACAGGCGGCAGCTTTTCTGCATTTGGCGGGCGAAACCGAGGGAAAAGGGAGAACTGAGGATGACCTCGCATATTTCCGGGAGGCAACGCAATTCACAAACATCCGCCTGGTCGAGCAGCCAAACATCGATTTCGCGGCGACGATCGCACGGCAATTCTTATTCGACACCTATAATTACTTCCTTCTGCAAAGGATCCAGGAAA
Above is a genomic segment from Bacteroidota bacterium containing:
- a CDS encoding thiamine diphosphokinase, with translation MKKKRSAIIICNGEVLPKKAMRPLLNGKPFIVCADGGANKARKLGIRPDVIIGDLDSISPATKRYYSRVKTIRVPSQYSTDLEKALDYLVENRYQDAVVVGATGGRPDHSLSNLSILKKYCERIRLVFSDPLCDIHLIGRKIIFDSPIGAIISLLPLGRCGGITTKGLKYPLRNEPLELGVREGTSNAVVSSPVSITVQHGSLLLFIVKNKQPLSHR
- a CDS encoding TonB-dependent receptor, whose translation is MDDRSEIFALSRKTIIMLLLFAGTQLLFSQDGKERDTVKYTLAPVLVTATEAKERETPVTFTNLGKGLIQERYSMQDVPVLLAQLPSMISFSDGGNGIGYNYVTLRGFDQSRLSVMINGIPQNDPEDHGMYWLDVSDLLASASNVQVQRGAGSAFYGPPAIGGSINVITNPFEPKPYVKFESMFGFQQYSDSSEALPMTMKKLSASFNSGLVDNKYMLYGKLGEINSDGYRQHAGATLDSYFFGALLLGENTTTRIHFFGGPLQDQLVYNGLPKSYNGSYVLRRMNINDEGLIRQPEENEQFTQPHYEILNEWKISETQKLSNTLFFYEGHGWFDFDEYGDTTTFRIDQAHGFHPTQDISTALVRAGIDLAQWGWLPRYELTHDNGELTIGAEFRLHKGTHWGQIIGADSLPANYDVSYRFYQYDAEKYMASLYAADIYRIQENLSLMANVQFAFNEYRIYNEEFLDNSFSYPYYFLNPRFGVNYNITDTWNMYVSVAYTSHEPPLSNLYDAENAAYDPTIVPQFETKVVNGDTVYDYTKPLVKPEQLLDFELGAGYRSGGLTGTVNVYWMEFTNELVPNGKLNRFGIPIVGNADRTRHIGFEVDGAVRLPYSFSLSGNASLSSNKIVRETVLNTDSTGAVYATKLDGNPIGGFPGVMGNLFLNYQSERLTASLSVKYVGAFYTDDFKIEDDKNDAYTVLNLEALYKLPSIAAAGVTLRGEIRNLLNTLYTQTGAGDLFFPAAERNFVVGLAVQF
- a CDS encoding (deoxy)nucleoside triphosphate pyrophosphohydrolase — its product is MIKVAVGIITLGSQILVCQRKKTSRYPLKWEFPGGKFEEGESAEQCLRRELREELSIEANVGTEFFRQQWDYPDSGSFEVYYHHIPSFSGTMRNNVFEQVRWIHSAGLNTVDMLDGNKEVVEKIRSQNGTFPNGTASR
- a CDS encoding A/G-specific adenine glycosylase — protein: MNPRFLHPKILSWYKKNRRGLPWRTTRDPYRILLSEIMAQQTQVSRVALFYSSWLKKFPTISHLAKASKADVLRQWSGLGYNSRALRLHALAKQLAATSKGRLPRTVEELCDLPGVGRYTAHAVACFAFGASVPVVDVNIRRIFSRVFWKVRSSTDIKPEDTVWSIAQAYLPKKDVAEWNQALMDLGALVCTARNPRCGTCPVTTACKSSHARAFTKKTPSVKKPEPSFKGIPRRIYRGRILKALHEEPLTPRRLAERVVHQFHPDDLRWLTELLKTMERETLIAIRGNGEKKTVCIAQ
- a CDS encoding N-glycosylase/DNA lyase is translated as MHRSITPRYKPLDLLRQDHKKIAPAIQRRLEDFRAVPPEKYFYELVYCFMTPQSSAVNAAKAQKTLMDRDFQNADIDPEPLLHQKEYYIRFHRTKAKLLVTMKQQYGEILRAVTNGETAFEKRKWLAENVKGLGYKEATHFLRNVGLNDGLAILDRHILKNLKRFGAIRSLPRTLTKKKYLSVERSFQKFAREVGIPIDELDLLFWSSETGEILK
- a CDS encoding saccharopine dehydrogenase C-terminal domain-containing protein; its protein translation is MPTRKPFLVLGAGLMGNAIAYDLIHSSPHYAVTLADLDGERARQTASALDMDRAHPQRIDVRNFDDVVRLMAGHSVVISAVTFHLNLLLAKAAIKAGAHFCDLGHDDGIIQQQLAEASRASDAKITAVVNCGLAPGLADILAMHAFRQFENVDSLQLRVGGLPQHPHPPFNYQLVFSAEGLVEEYSLPATILRGGKIMTVESLTEVEELSFPPPFQNLEAFHTGGGASRLPHLLEGKVESLEYKTIRYAGHCEKIKPLFDIGFAENTPLALGSNLVTTRELFLELLKKRLTFNEPDVVLILVTARGKQGGKERQRSYRVIDLFDEKNSMTAMMRTTSFPTSVIAQMLLDGTISEKGVFTAEEIVPAEPLIAELKKRNIIIESLDN
- a CDS encoding YajQ family cyclic di-GMP-binding protein — translated: MGQQNSFDIVSEVNMQEVDNALNQARKEVAQRYDLKDAKSTIDFDQKEKIVTVSSLTEFTLKSVVDVLQNKFVKRGIHLKSLQYGAVEQASGGTARQKITLTVGIDKDNAKALVKVIKDSKLKVQAQIMDEQVRVSGKDRDELQAVIAKLRALDFPLPLQFTNYRS
- a CDS encoding N-acetylmuramoyl-L-alanine amidase, which encodes MNNRTFRHVLLYVAGCFFVLNSVSLFAQQQDSSKIFVVKNPAASRYVAALTINEVRYISLPDLVRMFGLNYFYNPTTKKMEIKLSSAEIKLAAENAFIVVTDYATRKQTPLQLSVPTHIVGDTLYAPLLAFLPVFNSISKTELAVDTAREMSLAGFDSTGELRHFDVSSVSVESRKNGYLIRIHSSVKVKDADRFIRDENWLYVTLPNVRADTAGLDTLAPGSVIEQVLAVQSQTSAQIAFKLRKKVSSSEIVQDETTNDVLVSVQTATPPSKKELAAERKRQQEEAKKKEGEQQDKLQTQLDTQRKKWKLDVIVLDAGHGGNDPGTLGTIGTREKDITLGIVLKLGKLIDEKLPEVKVVYTRKTDRFVELYRRGQIANENQGKLFISIHCNSLEQKPSATNGFEIYLLRPGKTDDAIKIAQKENAVVRLEQDFQDRYQDITDENFIILTMAQSAYVRQSEQFASFLEEEMGKKLSEAGHGVKQAGFYVLVGASMPNVLVETGYLSNRKDEMFLRSPSGQQVVAESILNAIRLYKEAYEKTLKEGS
- a CDS encoding 3-hydroxyacyl-CoA dehydrogenase family protein, encoding MKTPVAPKNQLSVLIVGDDPLVAEFSEIAAAAKYAVVPPGSIKNLRPVSGKISIALELSNIDLAQKRKNLEMLDRSLPETTAILSSSVNVSVLDQARWIIRNHRLVGIAALPTLVKNTLVEVSPSAFTSEASVDVARRFFASVNKEIAVVQDRVGMVLPRILCQIINEAMFAVQQDVALPEAVDTAMKLGMNYPSGPIEWGEKIGFTQVCAALDALHADLGEERYRVCPLLKEIAATGKFWGK